Proteins encoded within one genomic window of Microcebus murinus isolate Inina chromosome 8, M.murinus_Inina_mat1.0, whole genome shotgun sequence:
- the RPRM gene encoding protein reprimo, whose amino-acid sequence MNPVPGNQTDVAGLFLANSSEALERAVRCCTQASVVTDDGFAEGGPDERSLYIMRVVQIAVMCVLSLTVVFGIFFLGCNLLIKSEGMINFLVKDRRPSKEVEAVVVGPY is encoded by the coding sequence ATGAATCCGGTGCCGGGCAACCAGACCGACGTGGCGGGCCTGTTCCTGGCCAACAGCAGCGAGGCGCTGGAGCGCGCGGTGCGCTGCTGCACCCAGGCGTCCGTGGTGACCGACGACGGCTTCGCCGAGGGCGGCCCGGACGAGCGCAGCCTGTACATCATGCGCGTGGTGCAGATCGCCGTCATGTGCGTGCTCTCGCTCACCGTGGTCTTCGGCATCTTCTTCCTCGGCTGTAACCTGCTCATCAAGTCCGAGGGCATGATCAACTTCCTGGTGAAGGACCGGAGGCCGTCTAAAGAGGTGGAGGCGGTGGTCGTGGGGCCCTACTGA